From the genome of Pseudomonas sp. gcc21, one region includes:
- the rapA gene encoding RNA polymerase-associated protein RapA — MTVFTPGQRWVSDSESELGLGTVLSQDDRLVIILFPASGETRHYALRNAPLTRVRFTPGDSISHHEGWVLTVSDVVEENGLLLYRGLREDGTPAEFSETMLDNFIQFRLASDRLFASQIDPLPWFGLRYESLRHYCRIQRSPLLGLAGVRTQPIPHQLHIARDVADRIAPRVLLADEVGLGKTIEAGLVIHRQIRTGRVRRVLIVVPENLQHQWLVEMRRRFNLRFALFNQERCAGAEDNPFEEEQLALVSLEILLEDDKVRDYLLASDWDMLVVDEAHHLVWQEDAPSPEYALVEQLATRIPAILLLTATPEQLGQASHFARLRLLDPDRFHDLQAFREETVRYQPVAEAVQQLMDGGALAQADRQAISDWLGGSAEQLLDALGQPGAQAEQARSSLIRQLLDRHGTGRVLYRNTRAAIAGFPERELHPHPLPCPDIYADLEGRTALYPEVGLQDEFEPVETAWWQDDPRVDWLIDTLKLLKRSKVLVICAHAETALDLDDALRVRSGIPATVFHEGMSIVERDRAAAFFADEEFGAQVMICSEIGSEGRNFQFAHHLVMFDLPTHPDLLEQRIGRLDRIGQREVIQLHIPYLEGTAQEGLFHWYHDALNAFQATSPTGSAIQHEFGAQLLHLLDHPDDAAWSSLIEQALARRMALEEEMHNGRDRLLELHSRGHGDAEEMIETIEQQDNDFQLPIYMERLFDVFGVDSEDHSDNALVLRPGERMLDAGFPLGDDEGVTITYDRETALTREDMQFITWEHPMLEGGMDLVLSGSMGNSSVALLKNKALKPGTMLLECLFVSEAIAPRALQMQRYLPPTPIRCLLDINGTDLGAKVAFETLEAQVENLPKHLASKIAKSQRDVVERLLDRAEALADVQHAELVEQASQRFASDLDEEINRLKALQQVNPLVRDSEIETLEKHKVEGSVALQHAKVRLDALRMLVAG; from the coding sequence ATGACGGTATTCACCCCAGGACAACGCTGGGTCAGCGATAGCGAATCAGAACTCGGCCTGGGTACGGTGCTGTCGCAGGACGACAGACTGGTCATCATCCTGTTTCCTGCCAGCGGCGAAACGCGCCACTACGCACTGCGCAACGCGCCCCTTACCCGGGTGCGCTTCACCCCCGGCGACAGTATCAGCCATCACGAGGGCTGGGTTCTGACCGTCAGCGACGTGGTGGAAGAGAACGGGCTGCTGTTGTATCGCGGCCTGCGCGAGGACGGCACCCCTGCCGAATTCTCCGAAACCATGCTTGATAACTTCATCCAGTTCCGTCTGGCCAGTGATCGCTTGTTTGCCAGCCAGATTGATCCGCTACCCTGGTTCGGCCTGCGCTATGAAAGTCTGCGTCATTATTGCCGCATTCAGCGCTCTCCCCTGCTCGGCCTGGCCGGTGTCAGGACCCAGCCGATTCCCCATCAGCTGCATATTGCCCGCGATGTGGCCGACCGCATCGCTCCCCGTGTCCTGCTGGCAGATGAAGTCGGCCTGGGCAAAACCATCGAAGCGGGCCTGGTCATCCATCGGCAGATCCGTACCGGCCGCGTGCGCCGCGTGCTGATCGTGGTGCCGGAAAACCTGCAGCACCAGTGGCTGGTCGAGATGCGTCGTCGATTCAATCTGCGTTTTGCATTGTTCAATCAGGAACGCTGCGCCGGCGCCGAGGACAATCCCTTCGAAGAAGAGCAACTCGCCCTGGTCTCGCTGGAAATACTGCTCGAAGATGACAAGGTCCGCGACTATCTGCTTGCCTCCGATTGGGACATGCTGGTGGTTGATGAGGCGCACCATCTCGTCTGGCAGGAAGACGCTCCCAGTCCGGAATACGCGCTGGTTGAACAGCTAGCAACCCGGATACCCGCGATACTCTTGCTGACCGCCACGCCGGAGCAGCTCGGACAGGCCAGCCATTTCGCCCGCTTGCGCCTGCTCGACCCCGACCGCTTCCATGATCTGCAAGCCTTCCGCGAAGAAACCGTCCGCTATCAGCCGGTCGCCGAAGCGGTGCAGCAATTGATGGACGGTGGCGCACTGGCCCAGGCTGACCGCCAGGCAATCAGCGATTGGCTGGGCGGTAGCGCAGAGCAACTGCTTGATGCACTCGGACAACCCGGCGCACAAGCCGAGCAAGCGCGGTCCAGCCTGATCCGTCAGTTGCTCGACCGTCATGGAACCGGCCGCGTACTGTATCGCAATACCCGCGCCGCGATTGCCGGCTTTCCCGAGCGCGAGCTGCATCCTCATCCCCTACCCTGCCCGGACATTTATGCGGACCTGGAAGGCCGCACCGCGCTATATCCCGAAGTGGGGCTACAGGACGAATTCGAGCCGGTCGAAACGGCCTGGTGGCAGGACGACCCGCGCGTCGACTGGTTGATCGACACTCTGAAACTGCTCAAACGCAGCAAGGTGCTGGTGATTTGTGCCCACGCCGAAACGGCGCTGGATCTGGATGATGCGTTGCGCGTGCGCAGCGGCATACCCGCCACCGTGTTTCATGAGGGTATGAGCATTGTTGAACGGGACCGGGCTGCCGCCTTCTTCGCCGATGAAGAGTTTGGCGCCCAGGTAATGATCTGTTCGGAAATTGGCAGCGAGGGCCGCAACTTCCAGTTTGCCCATCACCTGGTGATGTTCGATCTGCCGACCCACCCCGACCTGCTTGAACAACGCATCGGGCGACTCGATCGTATCGGTCAGCGCGAAGTGATCCAGTTGCACATTCCCTACCTTGAAGGCACTGCCCAGGAAGGCTTGTTCCACTGGTATCACGATGCGCTCAATGCGTTCCAGGCCACCTCGCCGACTGGCAGTGCGATCCAGCATGAATTTGGCGCCCAGCTGCTGCACCTGCTGGATCACCCTGACGACGCCGCCTGGTCAAGCCTGATCGAGCAGGCGCTGGCGCGTCGCATGGCGCTGGAAGAAGAGATGCACAACGGTCGCGATCGCCTGCTGGAGCTGCATTCGCGCGGTCACGGCGACGCTGAAGAAATGATCGAAACCATTGAGCAGCAGGACAACGATTTTCAGCTGCCTATCTATATGGAGCGGTTGTTCGATGTCTTCGGCGTGGACAGCGAAGACCATTCGGATAATGCGCTGGTTCTGCGACCGGGCGAGCGGATGCTGGATGCCGGCTTCCCGCTGGGCGACGATGAAGGCGTCACCATCACCTACGATCGCGAAACCGCGCTGACCCGTGAGGACATGCAGTTCATCACCTGGGAGCATCCAATGCTCGAAGGCGGAATGGATCTGGTGCTGTCCGGCAGCATGGGTAACAGCTCAGTCGCGTTGCTGAAGAACAAGGCCTTGAAGCCAGGGACCATGCTGCTTGAATGCCTGTTTGTCAGCGAGGCTATTGCACCGCGCGCGCTGCAGATGCAACGGTACCTGCCGCCAACACCGATCCGCTGTCTGCTGGATATCAACGGCACCGACCTCGGCGCCAAGGTTGCCTTCGAGACACTGGAGGCGCAGGTGGAAAACCTGCCCAAGCACCTGGCGAGCAAGATTGCCAAGAGCCAGCGCGACGTCGTCGAACGGCTGCTGGACCGCGCCGAAGCATTGGCCGACGTGCAGCATGCCGAACTGGTTGAGCAAGCCAGCCAGCGCTTTGCTTCCGATCTGGATGAGGAGATCAATCGACTCAAGGCGCTACAGCAGGTTAATCCGCTGGTACGCGACAGCGAGATCGAGACCCTGGAGAAACACAAGGTCGAAGGCAGCGTCGCGTTGCAGCATGCCAAGGTCCGACTGGACGCACTGCGGATGCTGGTGGCTGGGTAA
- the minD gene encoding septum site-determining protein MinD, producing the protein MAKIIVITSGKGGVGKTTTSAAIGTGLALRGFKTVIVDFDVGLRNLDLIMGCERRVVYDFVNLINGDSNLNQTLIKDKRSDNLYILPASQTRDKDALTLEGVEKVLEELKQTFDYIVCDSPAGIEKGAHLAMYFADEAVVVTNPEVSSVRDSDRILGLLSSKSRRAESGERIKEHLLLTRYNPVRAESGEMLTVSDVEDILSIPLLGVIPESQAVLKASNQGVPVIMDEISDAGQAYGDAVDRLLGESKPHRFLEAQKKSLLQRLFGGR; encoded by the coding sequence TTGGCAAAGATCATAGTCATTACATCAGGCAAAGGCGGCGTCGGCAAAACGACTACCAGCGCTGCCATCGGTACCGGGCTCGCCCTTCGCGGGTTCAAAACAGTGATTGTCGACTTTGACGTCGGCCTGCGTAACCTGGATCTGATCATGGGCTGCGAACGCCGCGTCGTTTATGACTTCGTTAACCTTATCAACGGCGATTCCAATCTCAATCAGACGCTGATCAAAGACAAGCGCTCTGACAACCTCTACATCCTTCCCGCTTCCCAGACCCGGGACAAGGATGCGCTGACTCTTGAGGGCGTCGAAAAGGTACTCGAAGAGCTGAAACAGACCTTCGACTACATCGTCTGTGACTCCCCGGCGGGCATCGAGAAAGGCGCTCACCTGGCCATGTATTTCGCGGATGAAGCCGTGGTTGTGACCAACCCGGAAGTGTCTTCAGTACGTGACTCCGACCGCATCCTGGGTCTGCTCTCAAGCAAGTCCCGCCGTGCCGAAAGTGGCGAGCGCATCAAGGAGCACCTGTTGCTGACCCGCTACAACCCTGTTCGGGCAGAGTCTGGTGAAATGCTGACCGTAAGCGACGTAGAGGACATTCTCTCGATTCCGCTACTGGGCGTTATTCCTGAATCGCAGGCGGTACTTAAGGCGTCCAACCAGGGCGTGCCTGTGATCATGGATGAAATCAGCGATGCCGGGCAGGCATACGGCGATGCCGTAGACCGTCTGCTGGGCGAATCCAAACCGCACCGTTTCCTCGAAGCCCAGAAGAAATCATTGCTGCAGCGACTGTTCGGAGGTCGATAA
- the minE gene encoding cell division topological specificity factor MinE: MSLFDYFRDRKKPAKTASVAKERLQIIVAHERGQRSQPDYLPKLQQEIIDVISKYVQIDRDQVHVALDNQNDCSILELNVTLPERP; encoded by the coding sequence ATGAGCCTGTTCGACTATTTCCGAGACCGGAAAAAGCCTGCAAAAACCGCTTCGGTCGCTAAAGAGCGTCTTCAGATCATCGTTGCTCATGAACGCGGTCAGCGTTCACAGCCCGATTACCTGCCGAAGTTGCAGCAGGAAATCATCGATGTGATCAGCAAATACGTTCAGATCGACCGGGATCAGGTGCATGTCGCGCTGGATAACCAGAACGACTGTTCCATCCTGGAACTGAACGTAACCCTTCCCGAGCGTCCCTGA
- a CDS encoding lipid A biosynthesis lauroyl acyltransferase, with protein MQRPGFSSAMLHPRFWLLWMGMGLLWLLVQLPYPAILSVGRLVGRAMYHLMPERRLIAATNLELCFPDWTAERREQVLRENFASNGIALFEMAMAWWWPPRRLAKLASIEGLEHLQNAAAQGQGVLLMSLHFTTLEIGAALLGQQATIDGMYREHANPTFDFIQRRGRERHNADALAIEREDVRSMLKSMRSGRAIWYAPDQDYGRKASVFVPFFGVQAATVTATATFARLGKAEVIPFTQTRLPNARGYRLTVHPPLEGFPVGDEEADALRINQWVEQAILEQPEQYMWVHRRFKTRPEGEERPYPKRQRRKRRRTARSG; from the coding sequence ATGCAACGTCCCGGTTTCAGCAGCGCCATGCTGCACCCTCGTTTCTGGTTGCTATGGATGGGCATGGGTCTGTTATGGCTACTGGTTCAACTTCCCTATCCGGCTATTCTCTCAGTTGGGCGGCTGGTTGGTCGAGCCATGTATCACTTGATGCCCGAGCGCCGGCTGATTGCCGCGACCAATCTTGAGCTGTGTTTCCCCGACTGGACGGCGGAGCGGCGCGAGCAGGTGCTGCGGGAAAACTTCGCCTCGAACGGAATAGCGCTGTTCGAGATGGCGATGGCCTGGTGGTGGCCGCCGCGCAGGCTGGCGAAGCTGGCTAGCATCGAAGGGTTGGAGCATCTGCAGAATGCCGCAGCGCAAGGGCAGGGTGTTTTGCTGATGTCGTTGCACTTCACCACGCTGGAAATCGGCGCAGCGCTGCTTGGTCAGCAGGCGACCATTGACGGGATGTACCGCGAGCACGCCAATCCCACCTTCGATTTCATCCAGCGCCGCGGCCGTGAGCGTCACAACGCCGATGCGCTTGCAATAGAGCGGGAGGATGTTCGCAGCATGCTCAAGTCCATGCGATCAGGCCGCGCCATCTGGTATGCCCCGGACCAGGATTATGGCCGCAAGGCGAGCGTGTTCGTCCCTTTCTTCGGTGTCCAGGCCGCCACGGTTACCGCAACCGCCACCTTTGCCCGCCTGGGAAAAGCGGAGGTCATTCCCTTTACCCAGACCCGCTTACCTAACGCCCGGGGTTACCGTTTGACGGTCCATCCCCCGCTTGAAGGCTTTCCGGTGGGCGATGAAGAGGCCGACGCGCTGCGCATCAATCAATGGGTTGAGCAGGCGATCCTCGAGCAGCCCGAGCAATATATGTGGGTTCATCGCCGATTCAAAACGCGTCCGGAAGGTGAGGAGCGGCCATACCCGAAGCGGCAGCGCCGCAAACGCCGCCGTACTGCCAGGTCCGGCTGA
- a CDS encoding RluA family pseudouridine synthase: MPLTDIGILHEDPTFLIVNKPTLLLSVPGRAEDNKDCLITRLQDNGYPEARIVHRLDWETSGLLVIARNPDSHRELSRQFHDRETEKTYIALCWGQPDHDSGHIDLPLRYDPPNKPRHIVDHELGKSAQTFWRVLERLDDHCRVELTPITGRSHQLRVHMLAIGHPLLGDRLYAEDEALAACPRLALHAARLGLKHPLNGERMVFESPAPF, from the coding sequence ATGCCATTAACCGATATCGGCATCCTCCATGAGGATCCGACCTTTCTGATCGTCAACAAACCTACGCTGCTTCTATCGGTCCCCGGCCGCGCCGAGGACAACAAGGATTGCCTGATTACGCGTCTCCAGGATAACGGCTACCCTGAAGCCCGTATCGTGCACCGTCTCGACTGGGAAACCTCAGGCCTGCTGGTTATCGCCCGCAACCCGGACAGCCACCGCGAGCTGTCGCGGCAGTTCCACGACCGCGAAACCGAGAAGACATACATAGCCCTGTGCTGGGGTCAGCCTGATCACGACTCGGGACACATCGATCTGCCTTTGCGCTACGATCCTCCGAACAAACCGCGGCATATCGTCGATCATGAGCTGGGAAAGTCCGCGCAAACCTTCTGGCGCGTACTTGAACGTCTTGACGACCACTGCCGTGTCGAGCTGACTCCGATTACCGGTCGATCACACCAGTTGCGGGTGCATATGCTTGCTATCGGGCATCCGCTGCTCGGCGACCGACTCTACGCCGAGGACGAGGCGCTTGCAGCCTGCCCGCGGTTGGCTCTGCATGCGGCCCGTCTGGGATTGAAGCATCCGTTGAACGGCGAGCGCATGGTATTCGAGAGCCCCGCACCCTTCTGA
- a CDS encoding M18 family aminopeptidase — protein MHQHSLNQALADFIQASPTPFHATENLTRQLLADGFQQLDERDEWTLQPGGKYLITRNSSSLIAFNLGDSGSFDQGIRIVGAHTDSPCLRVKPQPELNQLGLWQLAVEVYGGALLAPWFDRDLSIAGRVTFRTREGRLDSRLINFERPIAVIPSLAIHLNRGVNDGLAINAQTDLPPILAMALEPQRDFRALLGAQLAQEHPDCQADQVLDYELSFFDTQAPATIGLENDFFASARLDNLLSCHAGLQALLKSSGKQPSLLICTDHEEVGSTSASGADGPFLEDVLSRLIPDASKRIQVIQRSMMVSADNAHAVHPNFADRHDTNHGPRLNAGPVIKINSNQRYATSSETAAYFRHLCNEADVPVQSFVVRSDMGCGSTIGPITASRLGVRTVDVGVPTFAMHSIRELAGSRDAEYLITVLTRFYESEQLF, from the coding sequence ATGCATCAGCATTCACTCAATCAAGCCCTTGCCGATTTTATTCAGGCTTCGCCGACGCCCTTTCACGCAACCGAAAACCTGACCCGGCAATTGCTGGCAGACGGATTCCAGCAGCTGGATGAACGTGACGAATGGACGCTACAGCCCGGCGGCAAATATCTGATCACTCGCAACAGCTCGTCTCTGATTGCATTCAATTTGGGCGACAGCGGCTCCTTTGATCAAGGCATACGGATAGTCGGGGCCCACACTGACAGTCCCTGCCTGCGTGTCAAACCGCAACCCGAACTGAACCAGCTTGGACTCTGGCAACTGGCCGTTGAAGTCTACGGCGGCGCTCTGCTGGCGCCCTGGTTCGACCGCGACCTGTCCATAGCCGGCAGGGTTACCTTCCGCACCCGCGAAGGCCGGCTCGACAGCCGTCTGATCAATTTCGAACGCCCGATAGCAGTGATCCCCAGCCTAGCAATCCACCTCAATCGCGGCGTTAACGACGGGCTGGCTATCAATGCCCAGACGGATCTGCCGCCGATTCTTGCGATGGCGCTCGAGCCGCAACGTGATTTCCGTGCGCTGCTTGGCGCTCAGCTGGCACAGGAACATCCCGACTGCCAGGCGGATCAGGTACTGGATTACGAACTGAGCTTCTTTGATACCCAAGCGCCCGCCACTATCGGGCTGGAGAACGACTTTTTCGCTTCGGCACGCCTTGATAATCTTCTGTCTTGTCACGCAGGCCTGCAGGCGCTGCTGAAAAGCAGCGGCAAGCAGCCTTCGCTGCTGATATGCACCGATCATGAGGAAGTGGGTTCGACCTCAGCCTCCGGCGCCGACGGACCCTTCCTGGAAGACGTATTGAGCCGGCTGATTCCGGACGCGAGCAAGCGCATCCAGGTGATTCAGCGGTCGATGATGGTTTCCGCAGATAATGCCCACGCCGTGCACCCGAATTTCGCTGATCGTCACGACACCAATCATGGCCCCAGACTGAATGCCGGGCCGGTCATCAAGATCAACAGCAACCAGCGCTACGCCACCAGCAGCGAGACCGCCGCCTATTTCCGTCATCTGTGTAACGAAGCCGATGTACCGGTACAGAGTTTTGTGGTGCGTAGCGACATGGGGTGCGGCAGCACCATCGGGCCGATTACTGCCAGCCGGCTCGGCGTGCGGACAGTGGACGTGGGCGTGCCTACGTTTGCCATGCATTCCATTCGTGAGCTGGCCGGCAGCCGGGACGCCGAGTATCTGATTACTGTGCTGACCCGCTTTTACGAGAGCGAGCAGCTGTTCTAG
- the minC gene encoding septum site-determining protein MinC, with protein sequence MTAETHSDKLDNDLAFNLKGGMLTMTVIELIRQEPERFARQLAEKVRQAPNFFKDTPVVFSLDKLSDKLDASTLSELLQICRDSGMQPMALRGNESFRPLAQHCGLVLMLPGRVRDKSGDGERRASPPPKKPEPARHEAPAATAPAPAAAEGMPSKVITQPVRSGQQVYARGGDLVVLASVSPGSELLADGNIHVYGPLRGRALAGVRGNTEARIFCQSLEAELVSIAGQYKVAEDLRRHLWKESTQISLDGDSLKIVPL encoded by the coding sequence ATGACTGCTGAAACTCACTCCGACAAGCTCGATAATGATCTCGCGTTCAATCTGAAGGGCGGCATGCTCACCATGACCGTGATTGAACTGATACGGCAGGAGCCTGAACGTTTTGCCCGTCAACTGGCGGAAAAGGTCAGGCAGGCGCCGAATTTCTTCAAGGACACCCCGGTCGTCTTCAGCCTGGACAAGCTGAGCGACAAACTGGACGCCAGCACGCTGTCCGAATTGCTCCAGATCTGCCGTGACAGCGGCATGCAGCCCATGGCACTACGGGGCAACGAATCCTTCAGACCACTGGCACAACACTGCGGGCTTGTATTGATGCTGCCCGGCCGTGTGCGCGACAAGAGCGGCGACGGTGAGCGGCGCGCATCGCCTCCCCCGAAAAAACCAGAGCCGGCCAGACACGAGGCACCCGCCGCCACGGCTCCCGCACCGGCGGCTGCCGAGGGCATGCCCAGCAAGGTCATCACCCAACCGGTTCGCTCCGGCCAACAGGTGTATGCGCGCGGTGGGGACTTGGTGGTGCTGGCCTCCGTAAGCCCGGGGTCGGAACTTCTAGCCGATGGCAACATCCATGTTTATGGCCCGCTACGTGGCCGTGCCTTGGCAGGCGTAAGGGGGAATACCGAGGCACGTATCTTCTGTCAGTCGCTAGAAGCTGAACTGGTGTCGATTGCCGGACAGTACAAGGTCGCGGAGGATCTGCGTCGCCATCTTTGGAAAGAGTCCACACAAATTAGCCTTGACGGGGATAGCTTGAAGATAGTGCCCCTTTAA
- a CDS encoding patatin-like phospholipase family protein, with protein MTAQPWTRPADCTALILSGGGARAAYQVGVLSAIAELLPDHSQNPFPIICGTSAGAINAVALATNASDFNAGVERMREVWGGFRCNQVYRTDWPGLVAQAWRWTRVNLLGLGRAQPTSLLDSRPLRQLLGNLLQFGKIDEALMMGQLRAVSVSAFNYQAAESVCFYQGHQRIEPWNRHRRIGIQTPLTLDHLVASAAIPLLFEPVLLDCNWYGDGAVRQRTPISPALHLGANRVLVIGVSDNPVNEPATSRPGRRRTPPPPSLAQIGGHLLNSTFVDNLEADMEQIERMNRLTALMPHASGISGKGIRPVEVLTISPSEPLDLIASRHRKALPAGLKLFLRGSGVTRASGGSVVSYLLFEAEYCNELIALGRRDALAKRDALQRFLGLVCPIQNN; from the coding sequence ATGACGGCGCAGCCATGGACCAGGCCAGCCGACTGCACTGCGCTGATTCTCTCTGGCGGTGGGGCGAGGGCGGCCTATCAGGTCGGTGTGTTGAGTGCTATTGCCGAGCTGCTGCCTGATCATTCGCAAAATCCCTTTCCGATTATCTGCGGCACCTCTGCCGGCGCCATCAACGCGGTGGCGCTTGCCACAAACGCTTCGGACTTCAACGCCGGGGTCGAGCGCATGCGCGAAGTCTGGGGCGGATTTCGCTGCAACCAGGTGTACCGGACCGATTGGCCCGGGCTGGTTGCCCAGGCCTGGCGCTGGACCCGCGTCAATCTGTTGGGACTGGGCCGGGCGCAGCCGACCTCGCTGCTCGACAGCCGCCCCCTGCGGCAGCTGTTGGGGAATCTCCTGCAGTTTGGCAAGATCGACGAGGCGCTGATGATGGGCCAGTTGCGCGCGGTATCGGTGAGTGCATTCAATTATCAGGCAGCCGAGTCGGTCTGTTTCTATCAGGGGCATCAACGCATCGAGCCCTGGAATCGTCACCGTCGTATCGGCATCCAGACGCCATTGACGCTTGATCACCTGGTTGCGTCCGCGGCGATACCGCTGTTGTTCGAGCCGGTCCTGTTGGACTGCAACTGGTACGGCGACGGCGCCGTGCGGCAGCGGACGCCGATCAGCCCGGCGCTGCATCTCGGCGCAAACCGGGTATTGGTGATTGGCGTGTCGGACAATCCGGTCAATGAGCCTGCTACCAGCAGGCCCGGGCGAAGACGGACTCCGCCGCCGCCCAGTCTGGCGCAAATCGGCGGGCATCTGCTCAATAGCACCTTCGTCGATAACCTCGAGGCAGACATGGAGCAGATCGAGCGCATGAACCGCCTGACAGCGCTGATGCCCCACGCTTCAGGGATATCCGGCAAGGGAATCCGCCCGGTTGAGGTGTTGACGATATCTCCCAGCGAGCCGCTGGACTTGATTGCAAGCCGTCACCGCAAGGCATTACCTGCGGGTTTGAAGCTGTTTCTGCGCGGTAGCGGCGTCACCCGTGCCTCGGGTGGCAGCGTGGTCAGCTACTTGCTGTTCGAAGCGGAATACTGCAATGAGCTGATCGCTCTTGGCCGGCGGGACGCGCTGGCCAAACGTGACGCGTTGCAACGCTTTCTCGGACTGGTTTGCCCGATTCAGAATAACTGA